A genomic window from Nomascus leucogenys isolate Asia chromosome 10, Asia_NLE_v1, whole genome shotgun sequence includes:
- the LOC100584980 gene encoding olfactory receptor 7D4-like: protein MDLGNETRISEFLLLGFSQDLEDQRMLFALFLSMYLVTMLGNLLIILAVSSDSHLHTPMYFFLSNLSLADIGFTSTTVPKMLVNIQVQSNAISYAGCITQMYFFMVFGGMDTFLLTVMAYDRYVAICHPLYYPVIMKPRLCGLLVLVSWFLSLSYSLIQSLLMLRVSFCTSWVIQHFYCELAQVLTLACSDTHINYILLYMVTGLLGFVPFSGILFSYTQIVSSILRISSTDGKHKAFSTCGSHLSVVSLFYGTGLGVYLSSNASSSSWRGMVASVMYTVVTPMLNPFIYCLQNRDIKRTLERLFRRKLYAQ from the coding sequence ATGGACTTGGGAAATGAAACAAGGATTTCAGAATTTTTACTCCTGGGATTTTCCCAAGACCTAGAGGATCAACGGATGCTCTTTGCACTGTTTCTGTCCATGTACCTGGTCACCATGCTGGGGAACCTGCTCATCATCCTGGCCGTCAGCTCTGACTCCCACCTCCACACCCCCATGTACTTCTTCCTCTCCAACCTGTCCTTAGCTGACATCGGTTTCACCTCCACCACAGTCCCCAAGATGCTGGTGAACATCCAGGTGCAAAGCAATGCCATCAGCTATGCAGGCTGCATCACCCAGATGtattttttcatggtttttgGAGGCATGGACACATTTCTCCTCACTGTGATGGCCTATGACCGGTATGTGGCCATCTGTCACCCCCTGTACTACCCTGTCATCATGAAACCTCGCCTCTGTGGCCTGCTGGTTCTTGTGTCCTGGTTCCTCAGCTTGTCATACTCCCTGATCCAGAGTCTGTTGATGCTGCGGGTGTCCTTCTGCACCAGTTGGGTCATTCAGCACTTTTACTGTGAGCTTGCTCAGGTCCTCACACTTGCCTGCTCAGACACACACATCAATTACATCCTGCTCTACATGGTGACCGGCCTTTTGGGCTTTGTGCCCTTCTCAGGGATCCTTTTCTCCTACACCCAAATTGTCTCCTCCATCCTGAGAATCTCGTCCACAGATGGGAAACACAAAGCCTTTTCTACCTGTGGATCTCATCTGTCTGTGGTTTCTTTATTCTATGGGACAGGTCTTGGCGTGTATCTTAGTTCCAATGCATCGTCCTCTTcctggcggggcatggtggcctCGGTCATGTACACTGTGGTCACCCCCATGCTGAACCCCTTCATCTACTGCTTGCAGAACAGGGACATCAAGAGGACCCTAGAGAGACTGTTTAGGAGAAAGCTGTATGCTCAATGA